The genomic stretch TGAACAGAATGAGCAGCAGGACACTCAAACAAGATATGATTCGGTAATAAAGCTGGCCATAGGCCCGCTTGGCAAAATAATGGAATCGTTATTGATTCTAGCATAATGCATGCGCTGCTCTTCACTGAACACACAATGTCCACATAGTCGGGAAAACTACATGGAAGATGAACGGAGCTGCACGGAGCAACTATTCTCTTTGTAAGTCTACCGAGGACTTGACAATTGGAGACACGGACAAAGAACAGTCGAGGACTCAGATGGTATATCAGCTGCGACTTCGTCAATTAAGCTCCGAGCATCCGATGAGCAAAGAATGCGAAAGCTATACAAGGACATCTGGCAGCGAATTTATCCAAGGTCAAGAGGTAGAACCAGTTCCCTAACCAGGTGCAGATATCGCCTTCTTGACGTCTCTACACGCATATAACCTCAGGGGCGAACAACCAAAGGGCTCCAAGATTTTGCGTCGGACTTGAAAAGGCCTTGGATACCGTGACCCCGACTAGTCAGGCAGACTACTATGATGCGTCTGTACTCTCTTGCCTCATCATCCACTAACCTATCATTCATCACCATGTCTCACTCGAAGATGACTGATAAAGTGAGGCTGTTCTGGTTAGTAATGACAGCAAGGCGACACGGTACGGTCAACCTGTGAATGGAAACTACTATATCCCTCCTAGTCTACGGGCTGTCTTCTGCGATGAGATTGCAGATAACATGACCAAGATCCACGAGGAAAGGTTCACCATCTGGATTCGCAGCCTCCCGGCGAACGTGACAATTTCCCTGTTAGGAACTTCTCGACGGAGTCAATGTGTTTTATTCTGTCGTCTGCTTATTCTGTGTACTACATATACCGAAATGAGAGGGTATGAGATAATTACCGAAACGACCTCAGAAACCCTAGGACTGGCAacccagcagaagcaaggaaggcaaggtATACTAACCACTATAAGTTGGAAAATGGTAGAGACGTCAAGGACCTACTATATACTAGACGGGACCTTTGCCGTATCATTTAGCTTTTCCTTAACCAATAGCAGTCTATCTATGCGCGTCGAAAGCAACCGATCAATGAGCCAGATATACATTCAACGAGTGGACCATGAGAGAATCGCGCGATATGAGCAACGTAACAGTTGAATAAGATGATATCGGGCTGGTCTTTGGATAGGGGCGATCTAGTCCAAAGCATCCTACAACAGAATAGGAATGCAGCGACGGATTTTACGAAGGTAATAAACCGGCACAAGAAAGAATCAGTACAGATGAGACCCCTTCctgaggaaacaaaagaaaaggagctgGACCTATTAGTGACTCCACTTGGCCAACATCCCGTTATACAAGCCGCTTAGTTATGCCTTCCTAaaggatcatcatcaagatactGCTTAGACTCATGACCATGAACATTCTAGCCTGCGGCAATAGAATTACATATGTTTCCTCTATGAAGGGAGCGGGCTCTTTCTTCTATGGATTTATGTTAGCTATGGTACTCCAGTGGGCAGAAAGGACCTCGATGATAGGCGAGGAGTCAGGATGATCAGATACCACTGGTCTATGTTATCACTCGTGAGAAAGTACCAGACATGTATCGTATATTATCTCTCCGTCGATTCACGATGTCTCACTCTATGGATAACCGATGGCCAGAACTTTTCGCCGAC from Aspergillus oryzae RIB40 DNA, chromosome 1 encodes the following:
- a CDS encoding uncharacterized protein (predicted protein), with product MMRLYSLASSSTNLSFITMSHSKMTDKVRLFCLRAVFCDEIADNMTKIHEERFTIWIRSLPANVTISLLGTSRRSQCVLFCRLLILCTTYTEMRGYEIITETTSETLGLATQQKQGRQVYLCASKATDQ